The following are encoded together in the Triticum dicoccoides isolate Atlit2015 ecotype Zavitan chromosome 6B, WEW_v2.0, whole genome shotgun sequence genome:
- the LOC119325808 gene encoding uncharacterized protein LOC119325808, with protein sequence MGGLAEQLGGWEVQILLLSSLLLQVLLLVFTEWRRRASRWALLSAALNGILWLLYLLADSVAIYVLGHMSLSCKPREQQQLMAFWASLLLVHLGGQDTVTAYAMEDNDLWLRHLFTLVVQAAGAAYVLYKYVASGALLAASVLMFMVGVIKYGERIYALKSSGLDSIRKFLDGFEVPDLEKKYKAPAHPDDPEEVLQGAHDLLHICMGQLVDYKVWPSLFQTGAILVYHGDGTTTRRNMLPQLVGMQLSLMRDILYTKAMVIGAWYGCLSRIVSLVATIVAFHLFQASTSTMGGYRYNRRDRVVTYTLLAGAFLLELVSLLRIVMSTWTCAQLQASGWEWLHTHVACLRKRAKAAERCRKWSGSIGQHDIFQLDQYRQKNTYLRSCMDFFRLGQWWSRLRFFGSVAISHDVEDLVVAQIKHMVQAYAQNNRILGVPGQLVLGRWGKDGAGAELYNGVHGVEEAGFGGSILALHYATGAFLRTRGVNVPSREGRINAIDTLSRYMVFLLVERPHLLPSPVRRSQYDSFCDKFKEFKDTRRQRQLQGAYIRPEVQLANNMLNMREAQPRGKGVDKVLQVISQVWVEMLCYAASHCSNDSHARQLSSGTEFITLTWILTTSLYYHYQSSQPRNDQFNEIARRFLERHERRRKKVKQAIAILLCGPRV encoded by the coding sequence ATGGGTGGACTGGCTGAACAGTTGGGAGGATGGGAGGTCCAGATCCTGCTGCTTTCAAGCTTGCTGCTACAAGTGCTCCTGCTCGTCTTCACCGAGTGGCGCCGGCGTGCATCCCGCTGGGCTCTGCTGTCCGCAGCGCTGAATGGCATCCTGTGGCTGCTGTACCTGCTGGCCGACTCGGTGGCGATCTACGTGCTGGGCCACATGTCCCTGAGCTGCAAGCCACGCGAGCAGCAGCAGCTCATGGCGTTCTGGGCGTCCTTGCTGCTGGTGCACCTGGGTGGACAGGACACGGTCACCGCCTACGCCATGGAGGACAACGACCTGTGGCTGCGGCACTTGTTTACTCTGGTGGTGCAGGCCGCCGGAGCGGCCTATGTGCTGTACAAGTATGTTGCCAGCGGGGCTTTGCTTGCCGCATCCGTGCTTATGTTCATGGTAGGCGTCATCAAGTACGGGGAGAGGATATACGCCCTCAAGTCCTCCGGCCTTGACAGCATCCGGAAGTTCCTCGACGGCTTTGAGGTGCCGGACCTTGAAAAGAAGTACAAAGCCCCGGCTCATCCTGATGACCCGGAGGAGGTCCTGCAGGGAGCCCATGACCTTCTCCATATCTGTATGGGCCAGTTGGTGGATTACAAGGTCTGGCCGTCCCTGTTCCAGACCGGAGCCATATTGGTGTATCATGGTGATGGCACTACCACTAGGCGCAACATGTTGCCGCAGTTGGTTGGCATGCAGCTCTCCCTGATGCGTGACATTCTCTACACCAAGGCCATGGTGATTGGCGCTTGGTACGGATGCCTGTCCCGAATTGTCTCCCTTGTCGCCACTATCGTGGCGTTCCACCTCTTCCAGGCGTCCACTTCCACTATGGGGGGTTACAGGTACAACAGGCGGGACAGGGTCGTCACCTACACCTTGTTGGCTGGGGCCTTCCTGTTGGAATTGGTATCCCTGCTGAGGATAGTCATGTCAACATGGACATGCGCCCAGTTACAAGCTTCAGGGTGGGAATGGCTACACACGCATGTGGCGTGCCTTCGCAAGCGTGCCAAGGCCGCAGAGAGATGTAGGAAGTGGTCGGGCTCCATCGGGCAACACGACATTTTTCAGCTGGACCAGTACCGACAGAAGAATACATACTTGAGGTCGTGTATGGATTTTTTCAGGCTAGGGCAATGGTGGAGTAGGCTGCGTTTCTTCGGCTCTGTTGCGATCTCACACGATGTGGAGGACCTAGTGGTGGCACAAATCAAGCATATGGTACAAGCCTATGCACAAAACAACCGCATCCTAGGTGTCCCTGGCCAGCTCGTGCTCGGCAGATGGGGTAAGGATGGCGCTGGCGCCGAATTATACAACGGTGTGCACGGAGTGGAGGAGGCTGGTTTTGGCGGCAGCATACTCGCCTTGCACTATGCCACCGGCGCCTTTCTCCGCACTCGGGGTGTAAATGTGCCATCTAGAGAAGGTCGCATCAACGCGATCGACACACTGTCGAGATACATGGTGTTCCTTCTTGTGGAGCGGCCTCACTTGCTGCCAAGCCCAGTTCGTCGAAGCCAGTACGATAGCTTctgcgacaagttcaaggagttcaagGATACCCGGCGACAGCGGCAGCTGCAAGGAGCCTACATCCGACCAGAAGTACAACTTGCAAATAACATGCTGAACATGCGCGAGGCTCAGCCTCGGGGTAAGGGGGTTGACAAGGTGCTGCAAGTCATCTCACAGGTGTGGGTGGAGATGTTGTGCTACGCAGCCAGCCACTGCAGCAACGACTCCCATGCCAGGCAGCTCAGCAGCGGCACCGAGTTCATCACTCTCACCTGGATTCTCACCACCTCCTTGTACTATCACTATCAGTCGTCTCAGCCTAGGAACGACCAGTTTAACGAGATTGCGCGCCGCTTCCTCGAAAGACATGAAAGGCGGAGAAAAAAGGTAAAACAGGCCATCGCAATCTTACTATGTGGTCCGCGTGTGTGA